The sequence below is a genomic window from Lolium perenne isolate Kyuss_39 chromosome 4, Kyuss_2.0, whole genome shotgun sequence.
tacaagtaGGTCATTGGACCACCTAGCGATGACTGCAGATactagcacgagccgaaggcgcgccgccgTCCTTGCCCCTCCATCACTGGAGTCAtgcaaagcttgtcgtagtagagcttgttgtagtagacaggcgggaagtcgtcgtgctaaggccccaaaggaccagtgcaccagagcagcaaccatcgcTAATGATGATaaccgtagatcggaagagactgtCCTGCAACCAGACAATCGAACACGAAAGATGACTAGATCACGGGAGATCCGCCTGACACACAACTCCACACACCCTCCGACGACGCTAGATGCATCACTGGAGCGAGGATAGGACAGGGAGaaccttattctgacttcaggaAGTAGCCATCGTCTCACCATCCAGAAGAAGACACCGAGAACAGACTAAACGAAGAACTGAAAccttcccgccggcgagaggccgcagtccgccacacctccaaggccccaaggTCACCGGAGGTGGAGCGGACCATCAACAACGCCGACGAGAGGGACGAAACCTAGATGGGTTTTTTAGCCGCCTCCTACTATTCTTGCTCTTACCCACCCTTCTCAGGTGACATAGCCAGCTTCTaactttttattaaaaaaaatttATTGAGGCCACAGGTGATGCCGGTGTGGGAGTTCGTTCCCTAAATCCAATAGGGTTGTACCTACGCATCTGTTGGCATctatttggggggggggggggggggggagatgctcTAATGTAGAGAGTCGGAAAGACACACAGCAAGGAATAGCTAAACCAATCACACAACGCAAACAAAAACAGTGCTGTCAAAGCTGCAGGTGCAGGATAACACAATAGCAGAAATAAACAACATTCATCATACAGAAAAGATGGTAATAGTTTCACTCATCCTACTCGCCAGGTTTATGTTCTGGCATGATTCATTTTTGTCAGAGTACTTCAGTTGTTCAACAACTCGGTCCACGGAGGCATATGACGATCAGCAGTTCAGTCCACCAAGGCATGACAGAGCCAAGTCAGCAACGGTACCAGTTGTTCAACTACTCCGTCCACAGAGGTGTGACGGTTATCAGCAATTCAAACCAACTAGGTCCATCGAGACTCTGGTCATCAGCAGTTCAGTCCGACGAGGCACAACAGAACCAAGTGCAACTGCAGACAGTTGTTCAACAACTCGGTCCACAGAGGCACGACGGTTACTAGCAATTCAGCCCATCAAGACGCGGCAGACAGCTCTACACAAAGTACCACAAACAGTAAAGGAGCCAGTTGGAAATTAATGTAAAGGGTCACAATTTCTTGAAAACAAGGGCATGCATGCATACCCTGAAAGAAGGTTTCACTCTTTTGTCAGTCGATCATTGCTTGACCTGAAGTGGAAGCCTCAACATGACTTTGCATCAATGTAACCTGAGAAGAAAATAAACATACTCCAGGTGAACTGCAAGGCATGCAAATTAGAATCCGCTGGCTTCATCTACACTTTCCAGGTCAAAAAAAAAGTATCTGCCATGTTATGGATATAAGGCGAAAGGCGTAGCAAGTTAACAGTATACAAGGAAAACTGGCTCTGTCATTAAAAATCACCACTTAAGCAAAATAACATTAAAGGTTCTCTTTCCTTTCTATACCACCAAAAGATTGCAATTACTCAAAATATGACACGCATTTACCACCAAATGGCTGCACAATTACTAGACATTAGAGATGAGGGCAGACAACGGCCAGTCCACAAACCTGCTTGTGCCACCTTTGGAAAGCCTGTGGCTGTCGCCATCAATTGGCCAAGGTGGACAAACTAACATAGTACACTACGAGCAACACAGCAAGTGGTGGCTTGTCGATTCTGAATAATATTCAATAGTCGATTTAATGAAAGAAGTTACTGCATATTTTCAATGGACCAGCCCTCAAGAGGTGAACGTTTGGTTTGACAATAGGTGATGAGACCTGCAAGCTAGCTCCGGATGCCTATCTTCTTGCATTGGAGGAGAATAGCGATGAGTGACAGTGCTCTTGCTGACATACAGGGCAATCAACAATAACCTGGAAGTAGCAGATAGCGAGTGGGCTGAGGTGGCTAAATTTGGAGAAACAGTTGCAGAGCCACCAATGACTGAACAGGTAGAGAATGGCCACTACATGATTGCTGGGTGTGATCCAGCCGGGGATGAAACAGCTAGAACATACAAAGAGTGGTGTGAAAGCAGCGGGAAAGTTGAAGAAACAGCACAAAAGAATATAGCTCAGGAAGTGGAGCTGCAGAGCAGGCAGAAGGGGAGGCCTGCTCTAGAACATAAGAGAATTCCAGAAAATGAAGATCCAGATAATGAACTAGAACTTCTGTAATGGGTAAATTATATTGCTCAATGGACAGTATATGGTAACCAAATCAAGTTGCTAAATAAAGAATGAACAGCAGAACATATATTAATAAGCGGACATTTTTCCCTAGGACACGAAAACAATGAAAGGAGTTTGAACGGCTGCCAAAGTCACATTAGTATCCTAAGTTACTGTTGAGGAAACAAATACATGCAAACTATGGGGCCAAGCTTCACTTTTTGCCTAGTAGATCTGTAATGAATATACACATAATGTATAATCTAAAACAGCAGTACCGGCAGTAAATGATAAGAGAGAAGGCAGAAGACAGTTTACCTCCTGTGTGTCGAGCATAAAATCCAGCTCATTCTCACACTTCCAAATTCTTTTAATGACTTCCTTCCGATCTTCACCAACATCATACATCTTCCATACAGATTTCAAGCTGCATGACAGAAAGTTCATCATTTTGAAGGATATGAGCGGTTATTATTTCAAAGAGACCACATTATTTAAAGATGACGTACATATCTTTATCCATATCGAATTCACAAACCAAGACTTCGAACAGTTCAGCGATGAAGTTATCAAAGAAATCAGAAACAAGGTAATCAACCTCATCTATGGTTTTCATGAGCTGGACACCACCAACCTGTAGGAAACTTATTAGTTCTAGTATCATGATTATTTTCCTAAATCAACAGAGAGTAAGTCAATATAAAGATATTATACATACAAGTGTATACTCAGGAGAATGGATGATAAAGTGCCTCAAAAAGGTTGACAAGCTGATGGCAGTGCATGCatatctttcctttttctttttcttcttcgatTTTCTTTGTTTCGCAGTATACACTTTACTCCACAATGGATCAGACTTGACCTCATCTCTCCAATCGGGTGGGTTGAGAAGGTTGATTGTAGCTACAGCAGCTTCAAATGCTTTCTTGTCACTCAGGCCCATTGACTTGTAGGTCTGTGCTATGCCAACCAAAAGGCTTGATACAGAAAGAGGATCAGCACGAGCAGGATGCGACTTCAAGAACTTAAGATATCGTTGTATTTTTTGTCTAGTAGATGAGAGAGGAGGAGGATTCTTCATTGTTTTATAGAGATGATCAATAAAGGCAATTTTGTGCACTCCTCTGAAATGTGGGATCATAGCCTCTGCCATTTGGTCCAGATCTTTACACAGATTCTCGTATGTCCCTGGCAAATTAGCCATCTTGGAAACATAGCACCTGACACCAATCTGCACAGCTATGTCATCTTTACTGAAATCCCCACCCCAGCTGAATCCGGACTTGAATGTATTGATGACATCATCCAATAATCCCCCAAGAACAAACCTGCCACTATTGGTGGTCACTCCGATCTCTTTCAAATTATGGAGGACATAAGGTTCACTAAGAGGACATTTTTTCTTGAATTCTTCTAAAGGAACTAAATCACGAGGACAGGGGACCGTGCCTCCATAGCCATAGAATCTCTGTTAAAGAACACAAACTAATGAATCATACAAAACTAGACATTTGAGCCATAGCTGCAGAAAAGAGAAGAGTTCATGGTAACGTTGCGTACTTGGGAACAAAATTAGTCCATGCACATAGCATAATTAGGTAATTCATGCATACAACGTTAAGTCAAACTTTCTATCAGTAATaagggtgtttttttttttttgaagtattTCAGCAATACCTCTGTTTCTATAAATACTGTGGTTACTTTAAGATGtttacaacacactttttggagtACTGAAAAAAGAGTCCTAAAACACATGCACGACTATACCAGTAAGACATGTTAAAGAAATTAAATGATAGAATCTACATATTTCACATATAACAAAAAAAGGCATACATACCTGCAGCCATGGCTTAAAAGAAGCCAGTATCTCATTGGGCTCATCAGGTAACATACTGTGCAGCCCATATTGTGTTGGTTCTATGTTCAAGGCATCCCCTGGCAAAACTGGCCATGGACAGCCACATGGTAAGCCTGACCACGGAACACTCCAAACTGGTAAAAATCCTCCCCACGGTGGAGCCGAAGAACCAACGGTAGATTGAGTAGATAAGGGCGTAGATGAGGGTGTAGATGAGGGTGAAAGAGAATTTTTCCTTGGAGAAGCAGAACCAGTTGtcttctttctctttttcttctttttcttctttttcttcttcttcttctcttattATTTATCTCCAGTAAGACAGTTGGGTGCGCTGACACTGACCCAATCTTTAGAGGAAGTGAAACAAGATCCTTGACACGGAAGGACAAAGTCCCCACTTTAACCTCAAGAAACTCTGCAGTAAGCCGGGGAGGAGATGAGAGGGGATCCATAACTGGACAATAACATTACGAGCGCATAAATACTGTCTTTGCGATTAGTGTTACAAAAATGACTTGGCGTTTTACCACGGCTCCATTAGGTAAATTTGAGTGGAATTATTTATCTGGCTTACAGCAAGTAATCTTCATTAACTACGAATTGCTATTCTGAATCCTCAGTTGCTTGAACATTACCCAACTTAAACAAAGGGGCATTTTCGTCCCTATGGGTACTATTAATCACAAGATGCTGATTCTCATTCTAGCTGTATTAAAACTAGCTGGTAGTACATCTAATCATGGTTCTTGACAAGGTTTGGCACTTATATCACAAGTCCATAACAGCTATTGCAATCTGGAAAAATGAGTAGCCTCTGTCGACTTAAAATCTAGGGATGCAAGCCTATCATATCCAACATATTCTATAGCCATACTGAAGCTCCATACTTAGTTACTTACTGTGTTGCACTGGGAACGCCAAAATAGTAAGTCATTACCTTTAGCAGCTCCATCCTGATGCTGAGATCCAGAAGATGCCTTTGGAATTACAGCACTTGTCTGCATAGGTCTGGTTGAGCAACATGCACCATTCGTTTCTGTCACTGCACAGATCTTCTCATTTTCAGCTGCAGACTTTATGAATCCATATCCTTCAGATCCCGCAGTATCTGGATATGTGACAACCTTAACCCCCCTAACAGAAGAGGTGCATGGTTTAGAGCTCAGGGTAAAACAGCCGATCGACAAACTCGTGATAAGTGGGACTGCGCTTACTTGTCAATGTCAGGTAAGTTCACTAGATCATACATCTTGTTCTGCTCCATCCCTGGGATATGGCTCCCAGCTGCTGATGCCATCCCAGTTGCTCCCTCAACCTGGAATGTTGCAGGAGGAGTTAGTTCCTAGTTCGATTCTGCAAGGTTGAAAAAAATATGTACACAGATATTGCGCTACCCAGTTCATAAGTATACGTTTTATAGCTGTGAAGCACAAACATCACATTACCCAGATTTTAAGTATATCCCCTGGGAATAGATGCAAGTTAACCAGGTTGGCTTCACTCAGCTGTCTATCCTAGTAATTTGCCTTCACAACTAAAACGCAAGAGCATGTGCGCAAACTGAATTCTCAGTTATGTTGGCAGTGAACCACCAATTAACAGCATTATTCAGTGGGTCAGCCCACTTGTATCCCTAAAGGGCCGCAAAAGTCAAATATATGCTATTCAAACAATTAATTAGGGTGTGCCCAGTGCAGAAAGCCCCCACACGTCATGGGTTTGGGGAAGGGATTTTCTAAGAAGCCTTTCCCTTGCTTTTTTGTGCAAAGAGGCTGATTTGAACCTAAAACTTTTTTATTACCAATATTGTTTCTAGTGGACCCTGGAGCATACTTTGAGAGATTACTAAATATCAGGTTTGTGAAATATAAATTTAATTAAGGGTGATATACCTGCTTACTGGCAGGACTCCTGCCCCATGACAACCTAACGACTTGCTGACCAATCACTGTGCCATGTAGGCGTTTAATAGCCTCTTTAGCTGATACCCTGAAACAATTATCTTAGTGGTAAACACATCATACTTGAACCATTCAAACAATAACTATATGCTAGCACAAAGAGGAGTCATCAAGAAATGAAACCAACCATCAACAATGTAAAAAGAAAATAGCAACTGTACAGCAAAAATACAAACATATCCACATAAAAATAAATATAAAGGCGTATAGTATCTGTTCCTGTTGAGAGATTTTGACACACCTTTCCCAGATTCTACAGAGTTAAGTTTTCGTTTATGTGCCTTTGTGAAGTTTTCTTTGTTTTTCATTCAGTAATTTATTTCAAGGAATACAACAGTAACCTTTTTTCTTAGTACAGTACTCACATAGATGCAAATTCTACAAATCCACATCCTTTACCAACTGGAATCTTTACACGTATAAGATCCCCAAACTGCACACATATCTGCCTCAGCTCTTCTTCTGTAGCATTTGGATCTAAGTTGCCAATAAATATCTGCAGATGAATCCCAAGGTAAATAGCATAACCAACATAACAGACACCAATCAATATGATAATACTGCTTACAGTGGTCTTTGTAAGATTACTATCTGGTAGGGCAGTTTGGACCTGTGGAATTGTATAAGCTGCTGCTGGGTACATCGCTACATATTAAACATAAAAGAGCAGTTAAAATATATCAACGACAAATACTTCTTCTAAAGAATAAATCTGCTTGCAATAGTTGTTGCGTTGCCTTACAATACTGATGAAACATTGCACTGTACCATTACAGACAGATCATTGTTTTATTAGCACTAACAAGAGATTCATATGAGCCCATGCGTCAAATGAAGTGCCTTATGAGTACAGTTGGTTATAATACAACACACCATCAAGTAGTACTGTGTTGCATTGGGAACACCGACGTAGTAGGTTACAGATAATCATTACCTTTAGCAGCTCCATTCTGAAGCTGAGATCCAGCAGATGTATTAGGAATTGCAGCACTTATCTGCAAAGGGGTGGTTGAGCAAAATCCACCATTTGAATGGTCAGCTCCTGCATGAGGACGCCTCTCATATGCATCACAAACGATTTTCCTGCAACAAATAAATTGGCAGCGTCAGCAGCAAGCAGTAAGGTATTAGCAGTAAGGTATCATGAAAATTGAAAGTGGCAGCAAGTAAAGATTACAGCAAAAATGTTCTGCAACAAGAGAAACATAAAGATTTTTACCTGTTAATTTTTCCAACAG
It includes:
- the LOC127296927 gene encoding polyadenylate-binding protein RBP47B'-like isoform X1, yielding MEAPYRQPTSLEEVRTLWIGGLKHGVDERFLYECFALTGEVHSVRLIHNRITGSPEGYGFIEFISHEAAQKALQSYNGARMPGTEHRFRLNWASFGCGETRPHEGADHSNGPYCSVRQTRISAADPKILYGSHLHDGDAKGKEAVIPSVGKINRKIVCDAYERRPHAGADHSNGGFCSTTPLQISAAIPNTSAGSQLQNGAAKAMYPAAAYTIPQVQTALPDSNLTKTTIFIGNLDPNATEEELRQICVQFGDLIRVKIPVGKGCGFVEFASMVSAKEAIKRLHGTVIGQQVVRLSWGRSPASKQVEGATGMASAAGSHIPGMEQNKMYDLVNLPDIDKGVKVVTYPDTAGSEGYGFIKSAAENEKICAVTETNGACCSTRPMQTSAVIPKASSGSQHQDGAAKEFLEVKVGTLSFRVKDLVSLPLKIGSVSAHPTVLLEINNKRRRRRKRRKRRKRERRQLVLLLQGKILFHPHLHPHLRPYLLNLPLVLRLHRGEDFYQFGVFRGQAYHVAVHGQFCQGMP
- the LOC127296927 gene encoding polyadenylate-binding protein RBP47B'-like isoform X2 is translated as MEAPYRQPTSLEEVRTLWIGGLKHGVDERFLYECFALTGEVHSVRLIHNRITGSPEGYGFIEFISHEAAQKALQSYNGARMPGTEHRFRLNWASFGCGETRPHEGADHSNGPYCSVRQTRISAADPKILYGSHLHDGDAKGKEAVIPSVGKINRKIVCDAYERRPHAGADHSNGGFCSTTPLQISAAIPNTSAGSQLQNGAAKAMYPAAAYTIPQVQTALPDSNLTKTTIFIGNLDPNATEEELRQICVQFGDLIRVKIPVGKGCGFVEFASMVSAKEAIKRLHGTVIGQQVVRLSWGRSPASKQVEGATGMASAAGSHIPGMEQNKMYDLVNLPDIDKLSHIQILRDLKDMDS